In one Stenotrophomonas maltophilia genomic region, the following are encoded:
- the cydB gene encoding cytochrome d ubiquinol oxidase subunit II translates to MDLVTWLPVAWFAVIGFGVLMYVVLDGFVLGIGILAPFAEDEEQLDLMMNTAAPIWDGNETWLVLGGAGLLAAFPKAYAVLLSALYLPVLLLVVALVFRGVAFEFRFKAHRSRRLWSVAFALGSLLATFAQGVILGALVQGLPLVDGVYHGGAFAWFSPFAMLTGAALVAGYALLGSTWLILKTEGRVQALARQLTRPLVVAVIAAMGLVSSWLPFLDSRLMARWFSDGNFWWLSPVPLLTLAVAAALWRSATHPCRDLPPFLLSLALFILGFLGLVLGMWPYLLPPSMTLWQAAAPASSLGFTLVGLVILLPVILGYTAWSYRVFRGKVQAGAGYH, encoded by the coding sequence ATGGACCTGGTGACCTGGCTGCCGGTGGCGTGGTTCGCGGTGATCGGCTTCGGCGTACTGATGTACGTGGTGCTGGACGGGTTCGTGCTGGGCATCGGCATCCTTGCGCCGTTCGCCGAGGACGAGGAGCAGCTCGACCTGATGATGAACACGGCTGCGCCCATCTGGGACGGCAACGAGACGTGGCTGGTGCTGGGCGGCGCCGGCCTGCTGGCGGCGTTCCCCAAGGCCTATGCAGTGCTGTTGTCGGCGCTGTATCTGCCGGTGCTGCTGCTGGTGGTGGCACTGGTGTTCCGCGGCGTGGCCTTCGAATTCCGCTTCAAGGCGCATCGCTCGCGGAGGCTGTGGAGCGTGGCGTTCGCGCTCGGCTCGCTGCTGGCCACGTTCGCCCAGGGCGTGATCCTGGGCGCGCTGGTGCAGGGGCTGCCCCTGGTGGACGGGGTCTACCACGGCGGTGCGTTTGCCTGGTTCAGCCCGTTTGCGATGCTCACCGGCGCGGCGCTGGTCGCCGGTTACGCATTGCTGGGCAGCACCTGGCTGATCCTGAAGACGGAAGGGCGCGTGCAGGCGCTGGCGCGGCAGCTGACACGGCCGCTGGTGGTGGCGGTGATCGCAGCGATGGGCCTGGTCAGCAGCTGGCTGCCGTTCCTGGACTCGCGGTTGATGGCGCGCTGGTTCAGTGACGGCAACTTCTGGTGGCTGTCACCGGTGCCGTTGCTGACCCTGGCGGTGGCCGCTGCGTTGTGGCGCAGCGCCACGCATCCATGCCGCGACCTGCCGCCGTTCCTGCTCAGCCTGGCGCTGTTCATTCTCGGCTTCCTGGGCCTGGTGCTGGGCATGTGGCCGTACCTGCTGCCGCCCTCGATGACGTTGTGGCAGGCAGCCGCACCGGCGTCCTCGCTCGGCTTCACCCTGGTCGGGCTGGTCATTCTGCTGCCGGTCATCCTCGGCTATACGGCGTGGTCGTACCGGGTATTCCGCGGCAAAGTGCAGGCCGGAGCCGGTTACCACTGA
- a CDS encoding cytochrome ubiquinol oxidase subunit I yields MDALLLSRIQFGFVISFHVLFPAFTIGTASWLAFVEWRWLRTRLPVWRELYFFWQKIFAVSFGMGVVSGIVMAFQFGTHWPRLSEVAGTVIGPLLTYEVLTAFFLEASFLGVMMFGWGRVSPRLHFLSTCMVALGTLFSTFWILSSNSWLHTPAGYEMVNGIVHPVDWWQVVFNPSFPYRLAHMALGSFITTCFVIGGVGAWYLRRGTHVEAGRRMLIAAVAFAALTVPVQIFVGDMHGLNTLKHQPMKIAAVEAHWHESGEGEGVPLVVFALPNEKEERNDFEVAIPKLGSVILTHSLDGTFDPLTSVPASERPPVTPVFFAFRIMVGLGTLMLLLAWVSAFQLWRRKLLDSPWLLRGWNWMLPSGFIALLSGWFVTEMGRQPWVVYGVLRTADAVGPQSAWMTALSLGVYVVGYAFVFGWGIWYLVKILRHGPQPHDQGPSLDHGSHTPARPLSAADEPLEER; encoded by the coding sequence TTGGACGCGTTGTTGTTGTCCCGGATCCAGTTCGGATTCGTCATCAGTTTCCATGTGCTGTTCCCGGCCTTCACCATTGGCACGGCCAGCTGGCTGGCCTTCGTCGAATGGCGCTGGCTGCGTACCCGTCTCCCGGTCTGGCGGGAGCTGTACTTCTTCTGGCAGAAGATCTTCGCCGTATCGTTCGGCATGGGCGTGGTCAGCGGCATCGTCATGGCCTTCCAGTTCGGCACCCACTGGCCGCGCCTGAGCGAGGTGGCCGGTACCGTCATCGGCCCGCTGCTGACCTACGAGGTGCTGACCGCGTTCTTCCTGGAAGCCAGCTTCCTGGGCGTGATGATGTTCGGCTGGGGCCGGGTTTCGCCGCGCCTGCATTTCCTGTCCACCTGCATGGTGGCGCTGGGCACGCTGTTCTCCACGTTCTGGATCCTGTCGTCCAACAGCTGGCTGCACACCCCGGCCGGCTACGAGATGGTCAATGGCATCGTGCATCCGGTGGACTGGTGGCAGGTGGTGTTCAACCCGTCGTTCCCGTACCGGCTGGCGCACATGGCGCTGGGCTCGTTCATCACCACCTGCTTCGTGATCGGCGGCGTGGGTGCGTGGTACCTGCGCAGGGGAACGCACGTGGAGGCGGGCCGACGCATGCTGATCGCGGCCGTGGCGTTTGCCGCGCTGACCGTGCCGGTGCAGATCTTCGTCGGCGACATGCATGGCCTGAACACCCTCAAGCACCAGCCGATGAAGATCGCGGCGGTGGAAGCGCACTGGCATGAATCCGGCGAAGGCGAGGGCGTGCCGCTGGTGGTATTCGCGCTGCCCAACGAAAAGGAAGAGCGCAACGACTTCGAAGTCGCCATTCCGAAGCTGGGCAGCGTGATCCTGACCCATTCGCTGGACGGCACCTTCGATCCGCTGACTTCGGTACCGGCCAGCGAACGGCCACCGGTGACGCCGGTGTTCTTCGCTTTCCGCATCATGGTTGGACTGGGCACGCTGATGCTGCTGCTGGCATGGGTGTCAGCGTTCCAGCTGTGGCGGAGGAAGCTGCTGGATTCGCCGTGGCTGCTGCGCGGCTGGAACTGGATGTTGCCGAGCGGCTTCATCGCGCTGCTCTCCGGCTGGTTCGTCACCGAGATGGGGCGGCAGCCGTGGGTGGTCTACGGCGTGCTGCGTACTGCCGATGCGGTCGGCCCGCAGAGCGCATGGATGACCGCGCTGTCGCTGGGGGTCTACGTCGTCGGCTACGCCTTCGTCTTCGGCTGGGGCATCTGGTACCTGGTGAAGATCCTGCGCCATGGACCGCAGCCCCACGACCAGGGGCCCTCGCTGGACCACGGCAGCCACACCCCGGCACGGCCGCTGTCCGCCGCCGACGAACCGCTGGAGGAGCGCTGA
- a CDS encoding RNA polymerase sigma factor, translating into MSLLGEALSALRGRRRQDAAAAAVIEDDAALVRAIIDGSQPAFAQLVQAHQRTCAHVIGRMVGDRDQVADLLQETFLAVFRQLHRFRFESSLRTWISRVAYTTALQHLRRRRLEAQWMVAVEVPEDLGIGDEGPGPAELSQALQAGRQLGAALERLSPPQRLIVGLHYLEDFDLAEIEQVTGLARGTIKSHLHRARLLLKQELTRHATAGELL; encoded by the coding sequence ATGAGCCTGCTGGGCGAAGCCCTGTCCGCCCTGCGCGGCCGCCGCCGGCAGGACGCCGCGGCGGCCGCGGTCATCGAAGATGATGCGGCGCTGGTGCGGGCCATCATCGATGGCTCGCAACCGGCGTTCGCGCAGCTGGTGCAGGCCCATCAGCGCACGTGCGCGCATGTGATCGGGCGCATGGTGGGTGACCGCGATCAGGTCGCTGACCTGCTGCAGGAGACCTTCCTGGCGGTGTTCCGGCAACTGCACCGGTTCCGCTTCGAATCCTCGCTGCGGACCTGGATCTCACGGGTGGCCTACACCACCGCATTGCAGCACCTGCGTCGCCGGCGCCTGGAAGCGCAGTGGATGGTGGCGGTGGAGGTACCGGAGGATCTGGGCATCGGTGACGAGGGACCGGGCCCGGCCGAACTCAGCCAAGCGCTGCAGGCCGGCCGCCAGCTGGGTGCGGCGCTGGAGCGGTTGAGCCCGCCGCAGCGCCTGATCGTCGGCCTGCATTACCTGGAGGATTTCGACCTGGCAGAGATCGAGCAGGTGACCGGTCTTGCGCGCGGTACCATCAAGAGCCACCTGCACCGCGCGCGTCTGCTCCTGAAGCAGGAACTGACGCGGCATGCCACCGCCGGAGAACTGCTGTGA
- a CDS encoding S9 family peptidase yields the protein MSRVLPLSLLLSAVLAAPAAHAAPTPITIEQAMADPDWIGPPVEKAWWSWNSQQVEYQLKRNGSPVRDTFRQPVAGGVAAQVADDQRGTLDVADPVYDRTRTRSAFVRNGDVFVRDLRSGALTQLTRSNERASGVNFAADNGVIWRVGQNWFHWTAAGGVQQVASLKADKDPNSAPKDDLLRDQQLRTLETLRRDREQREALKDQDQRWRQADPTRAPGPVYLGADVEIADSVLSPDLGHLIVVTTPKDFDEGRTSKMPLYVTESGYEETEDTRTRVGRNGNEPHTLWYVDVRSGKAQKLSLSGLPGIATDPLADLRRKAGKEALKGERSVQVMSDFMGGGMRWSADGQQAAVMLRANDNKDRWIVSIGSDGRVQNRHRLTDNAWINWGFNDFGWMADGRTLWLLSEESGFSHLYTQAGTARPQALTSGKWETSAPVLSADGKGFYFLCNQQAPHDYEVCAVDTGSRQVRELTSLNGVEDFSLSPDGQQLLVRYSGAYLPPQLAVLPSAGGQARVLTDTRSADFKARQWIQPKLVAVPSRHGAGVVWAKYYEPEHKEPGRKYPIVMFVHGAGYLQNVHQRYPAYFREQMFHNLLVQKGYIVLDMDYRGSEGYGRDWRTAVYRNMGHPELEDYKDGLDWLVDTQQGDRDHAGIYGGSYGGFMTFMALFRAPGTFKAGAALRPVVDWHNYNHAYTSNILNTPDIDPEAYRVSSPIEYAQNLQDNLLIAHGMMDDNVFFQDSVNLTQRLIELHKDNWSIAPYPLERHGYVRADSWLDQYKRILKLFEQNLK from the coding sequence ATGTCCCGAGTGCTGCCCCTGTCCCTCCTGCTGTCGGCCGTGCTGGCCGCACCGGCCGCCCATGCCGCGCCGACGCCGATCACCATCGAACAGGCCATGGCGGATCCGGACTGGATCGGTCCGCCGGTCGAGAAGGCCTGGTGGTCGTGGAACAGCCAGCAGGTCGAGTACCAGCTCAAGCGCAACGGCAGCCCGGTGCGCGACACCTTCCGCCAGCCCGTGGCCGGTGGTGTTGCGGCCCAGGTGGCAGACGACCAGCGCGGCACCCTGGACGTGGCCGATCCGGTCTACGACCGCACCCGCACCCGCAGCGCCTTCGTCCGCAACGGCGACGTGTTCGTGCGCGACCTGCGCAGCGGCGCGCTGACCCAGCTCACGCGCAGCAACGAGCGCGCCAGCGGGGTGAACTTCGCTGCCGACAACGGCGTGATCTGGCGGGTGGGCCAGAACTGGTTCCACTGGACCGCTGCCGGCGGCGTGCAGCAGGTTGCCAGCCTGAAGGCCGACAAGGACCCCAACAGCGCGCCCAAGGACGACCTGCTGCGCGACCAGCAGCTGCGTACCCTGGAAACCCTGCGTCGCGACCGCGAGCAGCGCGAGGCATTGAAGGACCAGGACCAGCGCTGGCGCCAGGCCGACCCGACCCGCGCGCCGGGCCCGGTATACCTGGGCGCCGACGTGGAGATCGCCGACAGCGTGCTGTCGCCGGACCTGGGCCACCTGATCGTGGTGACCACGCCGAAGGACTTCGACGAGGGCCGCACCAGCAAGATGCCGCTGTACGTGACCGAATCCGGTTACGAGGAAACCGAGGACACCCGCACCCGCGTCGGTCGCAATGGCAACGAGCCGCACACCCTGTGGTACGTGGACGTGCGCAGCGGCAAGGCGCAGAAGCTGTCGCTGTCCGGCCTGCCGGGCATCGCCACCGACCCGCTGGCCGACCTGCGCCGCAAGGCCGGCAAGGAGGCGCTGAAGGGCGAACGCAGCGTGCAGGTGATGAGCGACTTCATGGGCGGCGGCATGCGCTGGAGCGCCGATGGCCAGCAGGCGGCGGTGATGCTGCGCGCCAACGACAACAAGGACCGCTGGATCGTCAGCATCGGCAGCGACGGCCGCGTGCAGAACCGCCACCGGCTGACCGACAACGCGTGGATCAACTGGGGCTTCAACGATTTCGGCTGGATGGCCGATGGCCGCACGCTGTGGCTGCTGTCCGAGGAATCGGGCTTCTCGCACCTGTACACCCAGGCCGGCACTGCCCGGCCGCAGGCGCTGACCAGCGGCAAGTGGGAGACCTCCGCGCCCGTGCTGTCGGCCGACGGCAAGGGCTTCTACTTCCTGTGCAACCAGCAGGCCCCGCACGATTACGAAGTCTGCGCGGTCGACACCGGCAGCCGTCAGGTCCGCGAGCTGACCAGCCTCAACGGCGTGGAAGACTTCTCGCTGTCGCCGGATGGCCAGCAGCTGCTGGTGCGCTACTCCGGTGCCTACCTGCCACCGCAGCTGGCGGTGCTGCCCAGCGCGGGCGGCCAGGCCCGCGTGCTGACCGATACCCGCAGCGCCGACTTCAAGGCGCGCCAGTGGATCCAGCCGAAGCTGGTGGCGGTGCCGTCCAGGCATGGCGCCGGCGTGGTCTGGGCCAAGTACTACGAACCCGAGCACAAGGAGCCGGGCAGGAAGTACCCGATCGTGATGTTCGTGCACGGTGCCGGCTACCTGCAGAACGTGCACCAGCGCTACCCGGCCTACTTCCGCGAGCAGATGTTCCACAACCTGCTGGTGCAGAAGGGCTACATCGTGCTGGACATGGACTACCGCGGCAGCGAGGGCTACGGCCGCGACTGGCGCACGGCCGTCTACCGCAACATGGGCCACCCGGAACTGGAAGACTACAAGGACGGCCTGGACTGGCTGGTGGACACCCAGCAGGGCGACCGTGACCACGCCGGCATCTACGGTGGCTCCTACGGCGGCTTCATGACCTTCATGGCGCTGTTCCGCGCACCGGGCACCTTCAAGGCCGGTGCCGCGCTGCGCCCGGTGGTGGACTGGCACAACTACAACCACGCCTATACCAGCAACATCCTCAACACGCCGGACATCGATCCGGAGGCGTACCGGGTGTCCTCGCCGATCGAGTACGCGCAGAACCTGCAGGACAACCTGCTGATCGCGCACGGCATGATGGATGACAACGTGTTCTTCCAGGACTCGGTGAACCTGACCCAGCGCCTGATCGAGCTGCACAAGGACAACTGGTCGATCGCCCCGTACCCGCTGGAACGCCACGGCTACGTCCGCGCCGACTCCTGGCTGGACCAGTACAAGCGCATCCTCAAGCTGTTCGAGCAGAACCTGAAGTGA
- a CDS encoding NUDIX hydrolase, with protein MSSAAATIHIVAAVIVDDHGRALVVRKHGADRFIQPGGKPEPGETPLQTLARELDEELGVRLLADPAVALGHFQDWAVNEPGHRVQAEAWWVQVQGTPQARAEIAELAWVPLRPPHGLRLAPLSEHHILPAVATRVATR; from the coding sequence GTGAGCAGTGCCGCGGCCACGATCCACATCGTGGCCGCGGTCATCGTCGACGACCACGGCCGGGCGCTGGTGGTACGCAAGCACGGCGCCGACCGCTTCATCCAGCCCGGAGGCAAGCCCGAACCGGGCGAAACGCCACTGCAGACGCTCGCCCGCGAACTGGACGAAGAGCTGGGCGTGCGCCTGCTCGCCGACCCTGCCGTGGCGCTGGGCCATTTCCAGGACTGGGCGGTGAACGAGCCTGGTCATCGCGTACAGGCCGAGGCCTGGTGGGTGCAGGTACAGGGCACGCCGCAGGCACGCGCGGAAATCGCCGAGCTGGCGTGGGTGCCGCTGCGCCCGCCCCATGGCCTGCGCTTGGCACCCTTGAGCGAACACCATATCCTGCCGGCCGTTGCCACCCGGGTGGCGACCCGCTGA
- the hemF gene encoding oxygen-dependent coproporphyrinogen oxidase: MNEFERVRAYLTDLQDRICAAIEAADGQARFQEDLWQRAEGGGGRTRVLRDGAVFEQAGIGFSDVSGSRLPPSASANRPELAGASWRATGVSLVFHPLNPYVPTTHANVRFFQAQRDGEVVASWFGGGFDLTPFYPFDEDVRHWHQVAHDLCAPFGEERYSAHKRWCDEYFFLRHRNETRGIGGLFFDDLHGDFERDFDYLRAVGDGFLDAYLPIVQQRKDIAHGEREREFQLYRRGRYVEFNLVYDRGTLFGLQSGGRSESILMSLPPRVRWEYGFTPEAGSPEARLADYLVPRDWL, from the coding sequence ATGAACGAATTCGAGCGCGTGCGCGCCTACCTGACCGACCTGCAGGACCGCATCTGTGCGGCGATCGAAGCGGCCGACGGCCAGGCCCGCTTCCAGGAAGACCTGTGGCAGCGCGCTGAAGGCGGGGGGGGCCGTACCCGCGTGCTGCGCGACGGCGCGGTGTTCGAACAGGCCGGAATCGGCTTCTCGGATGTCTCCGGCAGCCGCTTGCCGCCGTCGGCCTCGGCCAACCGCCCGGAGCTGGCCGGCGCCTCCTGGCGCGCCACCGGCGTATCGCTGGTGTTCCACCCGCTCAACCCCTATGTGCCCACCACCCATGCCAACGTGCGCTTCTTCCAGGCGCAGCGCGACGGCGAAGTGGTGGCCAGCTGGTTCGGGGGTGGTTTCGATCTGACCCCCTTCTATCCCTTCGACGAGGACGTGCGCCATTGGCATCAGGTCGCCCACGACCTGTGCGCGCCGTTCGGTGAAGAGCGCTACAGCGCGCACAAGCGCTGGTGCGACGAGTACTTCTTCCTGCGCCACCGCAACGAAACGCGCGGCATCGGCGGCCTGTTCTTCGACGATCTGCACGGCGATTTCGAACGCGACTTCGATTACCTGCGGGCGGTCGGCGACGGCTTCCTCGATGCCTATCTGCCGATCGTGCAGCAGCGCAAGGACATCGCCCATGGCGAGCGCGAGCGCGAATTCCAGCTGTACCGGCGGGGCCGCTATGTGGAATTCAACCTGGTCTACGACCGCGGCACGCTGTTCGGCCTGCAGAGCGGCGGCCGCAGCGAAAGCATCCTGATGAGCCTGCCGCCGCGGGTGCGCTGGGAATACGGCTTCACCCCCGAGGCGGGCAGTCCGGAAGCCCGGCTGGCCGATTACCTGGTCCCGCGCGACTGGCTCTAA
- a CDS encoding DUF421 domain-containing protein — protein sequence MHDLFALAMPWWEFILRAVVVYTVVLGLVRLSGKRALGQITPFDVLLIVLLGNAVQNALLGQDTSLGGGLLLAATLILLNYGVGWVTTRNRRLERLIEGEPVVIARDGTLLRDVLRRELISRADFDAAMRQQGCLRIDDVQVALLETTGHITIIARHTDA from the coding sequence ATGCACGATCTGTTCGCACTGGCGATGCCGTGGTGGGAGTTCATCCTGCGCGCGGTGGTGGTCTACACCGTCGTGCTGGGCCTGGTGCGCCTCAGCGGCAAGCGCGCGCTGGGGCAGATCACCCCGTTCGACGTGCTGCTGATCGTGCTGCTGGGCAACGCGGTGCAGAACGCGCTGCTGGGCCAGGACACGTCCCTGGGCGGTGGCCTGCTGCTCGCCGCGACCCTGATCCTGCTCAACTACGGCGTGGGCTGGGTGACCACCCGCAACCGCCGCCTGGAGCGCCTGATCGAGGGGGAACCGGTGGTGATCGCCCGTGACGGCACCCTGTTGCGGGATGTTCTGCGCCGCGAACTGATCAGCCGGGCCGATTTCGATGCCGCCATGCGCCAGCAGGGCTGCCTGCGCATCGATGATGTGCAGGTGGCGCTGCTGGAAACCACCGGCCACATCACGATCATCGCCCGGCACACGGACGCGTAG
- the polA gene encoding DNA polymerase I — protein MSRLVLIDGSSYLYRAFHALPPLSNAQGEPTGALFGVVNMLRSTLKERPAYVAFVVDAPGKTFRDDLYDQYKANRPPMPDELRSQVEPMCRIVEALGISILRVPGVEADDVIGTLALQGQAQDLKVTISTGDKDFAQLVRPGIELVNTMTGSRMDSDAAVMEKFGVRADQIVDLLALMGDSVDNVPGVEKCGPKTAAKWLAEYQHLEGVMAAAPAMKGKIGENLRAALERLPLNRELVTIRTDVALEATPTTLALREQDVPALTELYTRYGFTQALKELGAPLPAPAVASEAAPSLRGTAAGFARGSAEAPAEGTLDPALAAPGEYETVLTSGQLQAWVERLQQADLISFDTETDALDAMRARLVGVSLAVEPGRAAYIPVGHDYPGAPAQLPLQQVLDALRPVLQDPARKKLGQHGKYDLHVLRRHGVEVQGYHDDTMLESFVLNSTATRHDMDSLALRYLGYTTIKFEDVAGKGAKQIPFSQVGIDEASRYAAEDADITLRLHRALQPQLLAEPALDSVYRDIEMPLVPVLASIEANGVRIDADELRRQSQDLSSRMLAAQQKATELAGRSFNLDSPKQLQAVLFDELKLPAVVKTPKGQPSTNEEALEAIADQHELPRVILDYRGLAKLRSTYTDKLPEMVNPDTGRVHTSYHQSGAATGRLSSSDPNLQNIPIRTEDGRRIRRAFVAPEGCQLLAADYSQIELRIMAHLSEDPGLVRAFEQGADVHRATAAEVFGRTLDEVTPNERRAAKAINFGLMYGMSAFGLARNLGIDRGQAQDYVALYFSRYPGVRDFMERMRQQARDQGYVETLFGRRLYLNDIHARNQGLRAGAERAAINAPMQGTAADIIKRAMVDVDRWLRDSGAPARMILQVHDELVFETETAFVEELRENVVQRMSQSAQLRVPLVVDTGIGKNWDEAH, from the coding sequence ATGAGCAGATTAGTCCTGATCGACGGGTCCAGTTACCTGTACCGCGCGTTCCACGCGCTGCCGCCCCTGTCCAATGCACAGGGCGAGCCCACCGGCGCGCTGTTCGGCGTGGTCAACATGCTGCGCTCGACGCTGAAGGAGCGGCCGGCCTACGTCGCGTTCGTCGTCGATGCGCCCGGCAAGACCTTCCGTGATGACCTGTACGACCAGTACAAGGCCAACCGTCCCCCGATGCCCGACGAGCTGCGCAGCCAGGTCGAGCCGATGTGCCGCATCGTCGAAGCGCTGGGCATCAGCATCCTGCGCGTTCCGGGCGTGGAAGCCGACGATGTGATCGGCACGCTGGCCCTGCAGGGCCAGGCGCAGGACCTGAAGGTGACGATTTCCACCGGCGACAAGGACTTCGCCCAGCTGGTGCGGCCGGGCATCGAGCTGGTCAACACCATGACCGGCAGCCGCATGGATTCGGACGCGGCGGTGATGGAGAAGTTCGGTGTGCGCGCCGACCAGATCGTCGACCTGCTGGCGCTGATGGGCGACAGCGTCGACAACGTGCCGGGCGTGGAGAAGTGCGGGCCGAAGACCGCCGCCAAGTGGCTGGCGGAGTACCAGCACCTGGAGGGCGTGATGGCCGCCGCGCCGGCCATGAAGGGCAAGATCGGCGAGAACCTGCGTGCGGCGCTGGAGCGCCTGCCGCTGAACCGCGAACTGGTGACGATCCGCACCGACGTCGCACTGGAGGCCACCCCGACCACGCTGGCGCTGCGCGAACAGGACGTGCCGGCGCTGACCGAGCTGTACACGCGCTACGGGTTCACCCAGGCGCTGAAGGAACTGGGGGCGCCGCTGCCGGCACCGGCCGTGGCCAGCGAGGCGGCACCGAGCCTGCGTGGCACGGCGGCCGGCTTCGCCCGTGGCAGTGCGGAGGCACCGGCCGAGGGCACGCTGGATCCGGCACTGGCCGCGCCAGGTGAATACGAGACCGTGCTTACCAGCGGACAGCTGCAGGCCTGGGTGGAGCGGCTGCAGCAGGCCGACCTGATCAGCTTCGATACCGAGACCGACGCGCTGGATGCGATGCGCGCGCGCCTGGTCGGTGTCAGCCTGGCGGTCGAGCCGGGCAGGGCGGCCTACATCCCGGTGGGCCATGACTACCCCGGCGCACCGGCGCAGCTGCCGCTGCAGCAGGTGCTGGACGCGTTGCGCCCGGTGCTGCAGGACCCGGCAAGGAAGAAGCTGGGCCAGCACGGCAAGTACGACCTGCATGTGCTGCGGCGCCACGGTGTCGAGGTGCAGGGTTACCACGACGACACCATGCTTGAGAGCTTCGTGCTCAATTCCACCGCCACCCGCCACGACATGGATTCGCTGGCCCTGCGTTACCTGGGCTACACCACCATCAAGTTCGAGGACGTGGCCGGCAAGGGCGCCAAGCAGATTCCGTTCTCGCAGGTGGGCATCGACGAGGCCAGCCGCTATGCGGCCGAGGACGCCGACATCACCCTGCGCCTGCACCGCGCGCTGCAACCGCAGCTGCTGGCCGAACCGGCCCTGGACAGCGTGTACCGCGACATCGAGATGCCACTGGTGCCGGTACTGGCCAGCATCGAGGCCAACGGCGTGCGCATCGATGCCGACGAGCTGCGCCGGCAGAGCCAGGACCTGTCTTCGCGCATGCTGGCCGCGCAGCAGAAGGCCACCGAGCTGGCCGGGCGCAGTTTCAACCTGGATTCGCCGAAGCAGCTGCAGGCCGTGCTGTTCGACGAGCTGAAGCTGCCGGCGGTGGTGAAGACTCCGAAGGGCCAGCCCAGCACCAATGAAGAGGCGCTGGAGGCGATCGCCGACCAGCATGAGCTGCCGCGGGTGATCCTCGATTACCGTGGCCTGGCCAAGCTGCGCAGCACCTATACCGACAAGCTGCCGGAGATGGTCAACCCGGATACCGGCAGGGTGCACACCAGCTACCACCAGTCCGGCGCTGCCACCGGCCGCCTGTCCTCCTCGGACCCGAACCTGCAGAACATCCCGATCCGCACCGAAGATGGCCGCCGCATCCGCCGCGCCTTCGTCGCACCGGAGGGCTGCCAGCTGCTGGCCGCCGACTATTCACAGATCGAACTGCGGATCATGGCCCACCTGTCCGAAGACCCGGGCTTGGTGCGCGCCTTCGAGCAGGGCGCCGACGTGCACCGCGCCACCGCCGCAGAAGTGTTCGGCCGCACCCTGGACGAGGTGACGCCGAACGAGCGCCGCGCGGCCAAGGCGATCAATTTCGGCCTGATGTACGGCATGAGTGCCTTCGGCCTGGCCCGCAACCTGGGCATCGACCGGGGCCAGGCGCAGGATTATGTGGCGTTGTACTTCAGCCGTTACCCGGGCGTGCGTGACTTCATGGAGCGGATGCGCCAGCAGGCCCGTGACCAGGGCTATGTGGAGACGCTGTTCGGCCGCCGCCTGTATCTGAACGATATCCATGCACGCAACCAGGGCCTGCGTGCCGGTGCTGAACGCGCGGCGATCAACGCGCCGATGCAGGGCACCGCTGCCGACATCATCAAGCGCGCGATGGTGGATGTTGACCGCTGGCTGCGCGACAGCGGGGCGCCGGCGCGGATGATCCTGCAGGTGCACGATGAACTGGTGTTCGAAACCGAGACTGCGTTTGTCGAGGAGCTGCGGGAAAATGTGGTGCAGCGTATGTCGCAATCGGCACAGTTGCGTGTCCCTCTGGTGGTCGACACCGGCATAGGCAAGAACTGGGACGAGGCACACTGA
- a CDS encoding DUF2782 domain-containing protein, whose translation MKTLMLASLLLLAGCASMGGAGAPPVDVKGAEVSSRTMSNGDTIEEYRVAGQLRMVKVTPSRGAPFYMYDKNGDGRMDTDKDGVSPVYWKLYSW comes from the coding sequence ATGAAGACTCTGATGCTGGCCTCCCTGCTCCTGCTTGCCGGCTGCGCCAGCATGGGTGGCGCCGGGGCGCCCCCGGTCGACGTCAAGGGCGCCGAGGTCTCCAGCCGCACCATGAGCAACGGCGACACCATCGAGGAGTACCGCGTGGCCGGGCAGCTGCGCATGGTCAAGGTGACGCCGTCGCGGGGTGCCCCGTTCTACATGTACGACAAGAACGGCGATGGCCGCATGGACACCGACAAGGACGGCGTCTCGCCGGTGTACTGGAAGCTCTACAGCTGGTGA
- a CDS encoding universal stress protein, with the protein MYTRILIATDGSELADKGLAKGLELAKDLNAEVDIVTVSEPWAVGMYDAMGWSVGYMNSPEYKADREEGAQKVLQPALAKAAEQGITANPVHVLDRYAADGIIETAAERNSDLIVMTSHGRRGVTRVLLGSQTAEVLARSTLPVLVIR; encoded by the coding sequence ATGTACACGCGCATCCTGATCGCCACCGACGGGTCCGAGCTGGCCGACAAGGGCCTGGCCAAGGGCCTGGAGCTGGCCAAGGACCTCAACGCCGAGGTCGATATCGTCACCGTTTCCGAGCCGTGGGCCGTCGGCATGTACGACGCCATGGGCTGGAGCGTGGGCTACATGAACAGCCCCGAGTACAAGGCCGACCGCGAGGAAGGCGCGCAGAAGGTGCTGCAGCCGGCGCTGGCCAAGGCCGCCGAACAGGGCATTACCGCCAACCCGGTGCACGTACTGGACCGCTACGCGGCCGACGGCATCATCGAGACCGCTGCCGAGCGCAACAGCGACCTGATCGTGATGACCTCGCATGGCCGTCGTGGCGTGACCCGCGTGCTGCTGGGCAGCCAGACCGCCGAGGTGCTGGCACGCAGCACGCTTCCGGTGCTGGTCATCCGCTGA